The Thalassophryne amazonica chromosome 18, fThaAma1.1, whole genome shotgun sequence DNA window aagcaagtGGGATTGATAAAACAGTGATTAATaaggatggatggaaggatggtGAAAGTTGAAGATGGAGGAAAGAAAGTGACAATTTATCAAATTATATGCATCTAAAGAAAAAAGGGGGAAGGTCCAGTTAGGGTGTATGAAACAAATGAGACACTGACTTTCCTTTTCCATGCGATGCTTTCTCTTAGACCCTTACATGTCATTGCCTCTACAACCGCCAGAGTTAGTCCTCCCTCACCTGTCAGTGAGTTTCTTCAGAGCCCTCTCGATGTTCATTCGGTGTCCCACACGTGTCACTCCCAAGTCTAAGAAGTCGTCCTTGGTGAGCGAAGGCAGATGAGATCCATCAATCTCATTGTCTATAAAACGCTCTCTATGCTCACCCAGGTTTAGGTAAGCCAGCCAGTCTGCCACGTCATATTTGGTCCAGTAGGGCAGGGGCTTGATGGCAAAGGGCTTGGCTGGTGGAGGTGGAGTCAGGTGGGGATAGTTGAGGCAGGAAGGGCTAGGGGGCAAGTGCATGGGAGAGGAGGCCCCAGAGAAAAAATGGGTGGGAGACAGGGAGCGGGAAGCAAGTAGGGGATTTGAACTTGGAACACCTGATGGGGAGAACAATGGAGGGGTGGATACCTTGTAAGTTTCTCCTAGAGGAAGGCTAGGAGAAGGAGGAGTGAGAGGACAGGGAAAGTCAAAAGGATTGTTGTAGATGGGTGTACTGGGGAGAATGGGGAGAGAGGAgggtctgggaggagtagggTTTGGCTGTTCTGTGTTATAGATAAGGGGGCTAGGAGCACGGCGCCGGGCCACAGAAGAACGCATCTCCTTCGTAGGACTGCACTGAAAGTCAAAAGTCTGCCTGCGGAACTTGGACCTATGCTTGGGTGATGTTGGGTATGGACAAAAAGTTGGGGAATGGGGAGGATGGGAATGAACTGGGGATGAAGGCATCAGTGGAGATGGAGAGCGAGCCCAGCTGCGTTGAATTGGGACTTGAGGAGAAGGGGAGGCAGAGGCCGTGGCACACAGATTTGGTGCGAAGATCTGGTGATGCTGTGGAGAGGATGTGGGTAAGGGTGAGGTGGATCGCCCTGTTGAGGGACTGTGAAATACATCAGTGAAATCTGCAGAAAACCTGTAAGACACATAAAGAGAACCTCAGTTCCCACAATAATCTAGCCAGATGTCATGGTGATATAGTGAAACCTTTATATTTAAAATACGTTGATGGACACAAACAAACCTATGCATGGTGGGTGACTTGGGGGTGTGGCCCCACTCGTCGATGCTCTTCATGCTACTCATTTGTTGCAGCTTGGAACTTAGTTCATTGATGATGCTGGCCTTTACTCCTGAAAGAGGTGAGTGCAGCCTACGGCCTTCTAAAGCCACCATACTGCTTTTCTGGATTCCACCATCATCTTCCTCATGCTCCAGAACCTCACCCCAGGCAACAGAACGAGGCTCCATGGGCCTCTCTAAGCAGGCAGTAAGGGTGGAGCTAAAGCCATCTTCAATTTTTGGTCGGCTTTGCTTGCAAATCCTTTCATCTATCACATTACTATCTTGCATGGTGTCTTCTGGATTGCTTCGTCTTTGCAACTGCAAGAGAGCAGGGTTGGTGTTGCTTTGCCTACGGAGCACTAATGGCTTCCCTCCACCCTCTTTGTATTGAGTCATCTTTGGAAACATAGGGTTAGCAATTTTGATACTTTGTACCTCAAATGTTTGGCCGCCTGAATAGGTTATACAGAGATCCTGGTGATCAACTCCTTTCTCCCCTTCTCCTCCACCTCCATCCCTGTCTCCTCTCAGCCCACTAACGCCCAACATTTCTAAATGGTGGTCACTACTACTATGACTATCCAGCTCCTCAATCCCAGAGTCTACCACTGTATCTTGCCAGTCTCCAGTTTTAGTTGTAACAGAAGGATGAGAGGTTTGGTACACCCCTTTGCTCACTGTGCTGAGGCCTGTTTTTTCCCCAGCCATGGTCACATTGTATTCAGAAGATGCTGGAGACATTGTGGTGATGCTACCAGCAGCAGCAGTGTCTGTCATTGTCATGGTAGTATAGCTCTCTGTGGTTGTGAGGGCAGCCGTGCATTTGTCTTGATCCAGGGTGTGGCCACTTACTGAGGAGTCATTGGAGCTACTGTAGTAAGAATGAGAATGGGACACAGGTTTGGGTCTGTGTATTGATGTAGCAGGCAGAGGACCACTAGAAGAGGAAGTAGTTGTTGCATTGGAGGCAGGGGGAAATACATGTGGTGAGGATGAAGAAATAGCTGACTGTGTAAGGTTGGCAACCTCACTGTCATAGGAGGTAAGGCTGGAGGCGGCAGAGTCACCACCTTGTGGAGATGGTTGAGGGACATGTGAAGATTTAGATGATGGGAGCTGTGGTGGAGGTGGTgtagcagctgcagcagcagagTTTTGACTTGGATGTTCTTGCTGCTGGGGATAATCCTGGACTCTCTCATTCTTACCATTAGCAAACTGTAAGGGTGGTGGCAAGGGATctgcaaaaacaaattcatcatctaCATCTATTGAAGGAGCTGGTGGAGGGAGAACCATAAGTCCAAGACCCCCACTTGTTCCTTGACTTGCCTCTCCCATAGATTCCTGGGTCTGTGCTGGGGCTGTGGGTACGGTGTACTGTGGGATATAGTTGGTGCTGGTAGTGCTCTCCATTTGTAAAAATGAAGGTCTGCGAGGAGCAGGCTGAGACGGAGGTGGAGGAGGGTGTACGGATGGAACCGATCTGCTGTCATACAactctttttctctttctctctctctagaGTTTTGTGGATAATACTGGGGTGAATACTGGCTGTTTCTGTCTTCCGAGAAGCGAACTCTAAGGCCCTCTCTGGGTCCTCCCTCCTTTTCTTTCTCCACTCTCTCTCCACCACCTCCTCCCAATCTTAATATCCTTGGTGACTGTGGCCGGCTGAGAGATGCAGGGGACGTTGTGGTGCTGGGGGAGCTCAGGTGGAGGGAGACGGGTGAAGTGTAGGCAGACTGTGTGGGGGTTGTAAAAAGGGAAGGTGTAGGGGTCTGCAGAGGTGTAGGGAATGCGCCTACTGTCGACATCTGCCGACCAAAATGTCTCTCATCTCTGCGTGTCCTGCGGTCATCCTTCAGAGCCCTTTCTCTTGCGGCTAAGGCCAGGCCAAGAGGGGATGAGGGGTCTAGAACTTTCCCAGTAAGGGGATGGATGAAAGTGGTGGTGGGTTGAGGCCCGTATATAGAGGGAGCTGACTTGTGCTGGCCATCTTGACTCAAGATAGGGGAGGAATACTCAGGCAGTCCAAATGCTGGGGGCATGCTGCTAGAATAGTTTATATAGTTATTACCAGAAAACATTCCCTCATCTATAGACTTTGAGGGCCGGAGGCGAGGGGTAGGCATTTCCATTTGAGATCCCTGTAAACCTTGATTTCTAGCCCCTAGGGTTCTTCCTCCCTCCTCTGCTCCTCCCCCTGCTTCTCCTTGGATGTCCTCCTcagaagagagaaagaaagaagcaCTCTTTCTTCTCATGTCTCGGAAACGTTCTCTTTCCCTGCGTGCTCCTCCAAAGGTTGTACCGAATGCTGTGCTATGGTCCAGGTTTTCCAGGCTGTGTTGTTGGGAGGAAACAGAAGATGTAACAGTTGATGGAGGAAAGGTGGTAGAGACGGAAGGCTGAGGTGGTGAAGGATTGAGTGGTGAGGGGAGGCTGGTGTTGGAGCTGTCTGGGGTTCCATCTGCAGAGTTGGGGTCATCTATGTCCTGGGATGGGTCAGCCTCTATGCTGCTACCCTGGCTGCTTCGGCCACTGCTGCTGGTGGAGGGAGCCTTTACTATGATAGTGGGGATGGGGATGGAACTTTTCTCCTTGGCTGCACCTCCTTTGCCCCTGTGTTGTCTCAGCCCATCTTCTACTTTTGACTGCTTCATTAGAGCTCCTCGACCCCCTCGCCTGGCTGCCCCCCTGCCAACACCTCCACCCTGTTCTCGGTTGGCCATGTGAGGGTGATGTGGTGGAGCCTGTTGGGTCTTAGGTTTCGCACTTGTTGGTGGTGTAGCACTGCTGTAGCCTCTCCTTAACCCACCCATCTTGCCCCCATCTCTCCTAGGCATCTCTGGTTCCCTGACACATATTCCTTCTGATGGTCTGCGAAGGGTAGGGACCGTGACCGGTTGGTTCATCCCACTAGGCCCTCCCTGCTCCCAGGCTGCCTGAGAAGGATGTCCTGCCTGAGAAGGATGTCCTTGCTGGGAGTGGAGCTGGTAATGAGGTTGAGATACAGGGGGTGTAGGCATAGCAGGCCCTCTCCCAGAATGTGGACCTGCAGACAGAGGTGGATCCGGGGCAGATGTATTAGGTGGTGGCGGAATTTCCTCTGGTCCTGGCACTGACAGGCTTCGAGCCAACTTCATGGCAGGTGGGTGAAGGAACTGCCTTTCCTCTTCTGTCACACCTGAGAGCATAGAAACAGTTACAAACAGTTTAAAGCAAACGCATACTTTAAACAGGTGGAAATTCCTTTACCAATAGATTTCTGACGCATCATGACTGCATGCTGAGGACCATGCCCTGGCTGAAAATGGGCTTGGTTGTAGCCAAAACCTTGTCCAGGCTGAACCATGCTTCCTGACGACTGCTGCTCATAGGTTGGCTTCAGGTGTTGAAACAGGAGAAGAAAAGGTGCACAAAAGGAGAAATTGTCAGAAACTATTTCctcacatcatgaattaaaaatgTTAGCCCTTAAACTGCAGTTTTAGTGTATCAGGCTACAGAGCACAGATGAATGGACAGCACGTGACTCATACCTAAACCTAAGTGTTTTGGCGTGGGTGGTTCATTGTCAATCATTTTCTGTAAAGTGCAGTGTGGGCAGCAAAACATACAatggtttaaaaaataaataagaagctGAAGCCCATACTGTTTTATAGATAGGATATTTTTTCTAGCGTTACTCACTTCTGTTCCTACTCCTAAATATGCCACATTCTAAGGCGGGAGACAAACTCTATTGCATGTTCAACTCTACTTTTGCAAGACTAGGAGACAGATCCACAGCTGTTCTTTGTTTGTCAGTGTTAACATTTTGCAGATTACACAGAAATTAAAGCTGAAACACCAGCAGGGCCCCAAGTCATAAGGAATGGCAATGATCCAATATCCGTTGCCTTACAATTCCCGGCAGTACCTCACTGGAGACTGTGGGGACAATACTCTTGCTTCGGTCCTTTTTGCCTCCATGACCTCTTTGGCCTTGGTTGTCTGACGTAATGGTGTGTTGGGCAGCAGCCAAGATTTCATCCAGTTTGTCTGACACAAAGAAAGCATAAAAAGCAGGATAGCATGAGATCATAAAATAAGGGCAGAAACACGTAAAATAAGATTTGGGTTAGCTCAGGGTTTAAATACACATTGTTACATCATGACAAGCCCAGTGAGTGATTTCTTACTTAGAGCCATCTGATAAACTGTCCGTTTCTTATCAGGACCTTGAGAGGACTCGTATTCTGAAAGAGGAGAAACAAGAAAGCATCAAACATTTAATTAAAGCTAAGGGGCTGATTGGGGTAACGATAATGACTGAAACTCACCTGCTTTCTTCTTCCATGGAGAGGCAGCTGTGGTAATGCAGTAAACAAAAATTAGGTGTGACTGAGCTGTCTATAGTCATGTGATGTAAAGCAGAGGAAAGGATGAAATACATACTT harbors:
- the LOC117530998 gene encoding SH3 and multiple ankyrin repeat domains protein 1-like: MLGNNEHFYPGQDDKDGEDEEEEEELGREKRKGEDGRDTENGELEALEKEMTSRQSWEGKGGEVVKPSAIVVGRRRVDRPRRLSNLGSLGNVYMSDQAPVHHQPPSRQPQHHHPGLSALQKRRALMERSMTTVAPLEDTFLTMMVFRIGIPDIKQTRCLQFDPDSSVWNAKQQIICSLNESLWDVYNYGLFQPAGDGRDAKFLEEERALRDYAQTFEKGVPYLEFRYKTRVYKQTNLDEKVLAKLSTKTSLKKFLEYIQVRAVEKIAKVLDKGLDPNFHDPDSGDIPLSMAVKSGLPLEGIRALVQGGAHLDFRSRDGLTAVHKAVRCQNHTGLLALLSLGASPDYKDRCGLTPLYHTVLIGGDTSCCETLLYYRAKLGTRDENGWDEFHQHRDEEEYGMEEIHKACQNGFAQHLEHLLFYGADITSQNASGNTALHISALYNKESCVRVLLYRGANKEAKNKHGQTPFQLAALSGHFELGEIIKNHKDTDIVPFLESPKYVPKRKDSAFTLPFSSLHSHPLLRAMSDNTMTQCDPLALPIKAATNPNPVQDQRRASIGVRSSSSPRARTRSPSRGRGGQSDTEERHRQPRGRQGGAGSRGGQVKHMYTAVPGRVYVATRAHSASGDRELTLNKGDKVKVLSVGEGGYWEGTVKGRTGWFPSDCVEEVASHTKDNRSETRSEKAKRKLFRNVTVGAYDGIDGPSDYIIKEKTVLLQKKDNEGFGFVLRGAKAQTPIEEFTPTPAFPALQYLESVDEGGVAWRAGLRMGDFLIEVNGQNVVKVGHRQVVNMIRQGGNSLMVKVVMVARNPELEDTGRKKAPQQTKRLTPPAIALRSKSMTSELEDMVDKTASPWKKKAEYESSQGPDKKRTVYQMALNKLDEILAAAQHTITSDNQGQRGHGGKKDRSKSIVPTVSSEPTYEQQSSGSMVQPGQGFGYNQAHFQPGHGPQHAVMMRQKSIGVTEEERQFLHPPAMKLARSLSVPGPEEIPPPPNTSAPDPPLSAGPHSGRGPAMPTPPVSQPHYQLHSQQGHPSQAGHPSQAAWEQGGPSGMNQPVTVPTLRRPSEGICVREPEMPRRDGGKMGGLRRGYSSATPPTSAKPKTQQAPPHHPHMANREQGGGVGRGAARRGGRGALMKQSKVEDGLRQHRGKGGAAKEKSSIPIPTIIVKAPSTSSSGRSSQGSSIEADPSQDIDDPNSADGTPDSSNTSLPSPLNPSPPQPSVSTTFPPSTVTSSVSSQQHSLENLDHSTAFGTTFGGARRERERFRDMRRKSASFFLSSEEDIQGEAGGGAEEGGRTLGARNQGLQGSQMEMPTPRLRPSKSIDEGMFSGNNYINYSSSMPPAFGLPEYSSPILSQDGQHKSAPSIYGPQPTTTFIHPLTGKVLDPSSPLGLALAARERALKDDRRTRRDERHFGRQMSTVGAFPTPLQTPTPSLFTTPTQSAYTSPVSLHLSSPSTTTSPASLSRPQSPRILRLGGGGGERVEKEKEGGPREGLRVRFSEDRNSQYSPQYYPQNSREREREKELYDSRSVPSVHPPPPPSQPAPRRPSFLQMESTTSTNYIPQYTVPTAPAQTQESMGEASQGTSGGLGLMVLPPPAPSIDVDDEFVFADPLPPPLQFANGKNERVQDYPQQQEHPSQNSAAAAATPPPPQLPSSKSSHVPQPSPQGGDSAASSLTSYDSEVANLTQSAISSSSPHVFPPASNATTTSSSSGPLPATSIHRPKPVSHSHSYYSSSNDSSVSGHTLDQDKCTAALTTTESYTTMTMTDTAAAGSITTMSPASSEYNVTMAGEKTGLSTVSKGVYQTSHPSVTTKTGDWQDTVVDSGIEELDSHSSSDHHLEMLGVSGLRGDRDGGGGEGEKGVDHQDLCITYSGGQTFEVQSIKIANPMFPKMTQYKEGGGKPLVLRRQSNTNPALLQLQRRSNPEDTMQDSNVIDERICKQSRPKIEDGFSSTLTACLERPMEPRSVAWGEVLEHEEDDGGIQKSSMVALEGRRLHSPLSGVKASIINELSSKLQQMSSMKSIDEWGHTPKSPTMHRFSADFTDVFHSPSTGRSTSPLPTSSPQHHQIFAPNLCATASASPSPQVPIQRSWARSPSPLMPSSPVHSHPPHSPTFCPYPTSPKHRSKFRRQTFDFQCSPTKEMRSSVARRRAPSPLIYNTEQPNPTPPRPSSLPILPSTPIYNNPFDFPCPLTPPSPSLPLGETYKVSTPPLFSPSGVPSSNPLLASRSLSPTHFFSGASSPMHLPPSPSCLNYPHLTPPPPAKPFAIKPLPYWTKYDVADWLAYLNLGEHRERFIDNEIDGSHLPSLTKDDFLDLGVTRVGHRMNIERALKKLTDRRLSSPLHVTSSPRDTD